The DNA sequence TCTGCAGGGAGGCTGCCACACCCACTCTTTGTCTCCCATATGAAGGCAGCAGCTGGTGGGTGAGAGCTGCAATTAGTCTGTGCCAGACTCAGCAGCACTTTGTCTTACATGCGTACACCTTGATGCAGAGCCTTGCAGTGACTGACTGCCCAGCAAGACAAGCATTACGCTCCATGTAGAAATCACAAATGAAACTTCATTTCTGGACTAAATTGCACATGAAGGTGCTGTTTCATTCATAGACATTTAGTGTAATCATATCGTGTTGATATGATCATATGGTGCTATTGTTCTGTGAGATTTCCTTGTCTAATTTAGCACTAATATGATTGTGTTTACTTCTTCTCAAAAAGGatcattttcaacttttatttacaGATACAGATGGCTGGACAAAACTAGCAATTTTCAAATGTCACATTGagcaatgaaaaatgtaaatgacatAATGACTACTTATGGAATATTATAATTTACTCATGTAAAATTTTGGGTTTATACACTGTTGAtcagaaaatattatttatattgtgAAGGACCATATTCCCCAGTGTTGAGGGATGCAAAATCAAGAACCAGAGAATGGCagctatttcacattttatgatgtacaacatttttaaaattatactgTAGGGACTTTCTCCTCTAAAGGGGTCATATCATCTTCCATTATATTGTCTGGCCAGTGGAGAGCTAATCAAGCAGACACAAGTGTGCTACTCCCACAGTGGAGCCtcatacatttttaacaagACGCCCAGCTATAGTGAGATCCAACCATCTCGGCAGTAAATTTATCCTGAATGTGTGGGGGTAGCAGCAACCTGCTGTGAGCCATGTGTCACAAACATAATGGAGACCACTTTGACCCACAGATAGCAAACAGCATTTCGAGCACTTGTAAATGTATATTAACTGTTGAGATTGTGATCCAGGTTTGAAACCACTGCAAGCCTCACTATTTACCTGTATCCCgataaatatacacacacacacacacacacatatatatacatatatatatatatatatatatatatatatagagagagagagagagagagagagggaataCTGAATATTGTTGTAGAGCAGTATTTGGGTCACTCTGAGGACACTTACCCCATGTAGGGGTTCTGCAGGACGCCCATGATCCTCTGAATCCTGTCCATGGCCACACTCTCCTGGAAACTGCTGAGTCCTGGAAAAGAAGAAAGTTGTAGTATGAGCCACATGAGCTGCGCTGACAGCAGGGCTGAGTCTGTGCAGCAGATGGGTtgtttgaaatgtgtgtgtgaaggaacAGACTCCCTGCTTCTGTGGCCAGGAAGTGTTGGGTCACACAAGGTTTGGGCTTGACCAAGATGCCAAACTAAGCAGTTTCAGAGCGTGTTTGAACATGGCGCTATCTTCCACGGGGTTTTATAATGCCTATCTGACGACTAACAAACAGCAGCGGCTTTAATGGAGACAGTGGCACAGTGTGTTCCCACTCACCTCTGCCCAGCAGAGTTTAAAAGGGAATCTGAAGTGGGACATTTCTTGCTCTCAGTGGGAAAAAAGAATAAcattttaaactgctttttaaTTCTCTTATAGGAGTTTTTCAAACAATGAGGTtgttaaaataaatctttaCCCAGAATGAGCCCCTTTATAAAAGACACACATGGAATTCTTGTAGTAAGTTGATAGTCAGTCTGACAACAATACATGTTTCAGACATCTCACTCTCAAATCTCAGGGACACATATTCCACAAAGACGGGCACGCTGCCTGTTCAGGCTATTGTTTTTCTCAGAGACAGAAGAAAGACGGAGAGAGAAGTGGACTCGCCTCAGAAAAGTTTGTGTTTAACAGAATTAATATGGTgagactcaaaaacaaaaacagaagatacaTGAAAAGACTAACTTACTTTCTCTGTATCTCCCTGATCGAAGACCATTCAGGATTGACGACAGCGGATGAATGTAGCATTGTAGCTCCATGCACTGAAAATGAGAACAGACTGATTTGTAGGTAGACAgtaaaacatgttcaaaaaccAGCCTTCATGAAGTGCCACTCATTTTAACATAGAAGTTGTTTTTCGTGGTTTAGATAACTCACTGTCTATGGTTGGTTTATGATATAATGGCTCGTGTTCCTCAGAAAAGCATGACGAATACTCTTTCTATAGTTATAGGGGAGGGTCCTGTTTACTGGAAGTGTCGTGCGTGAGACACCCTGTGGAACCAGCAGGGGAGCTGATATAGGTGATAGGGCATGCTCTAGTTTTGCTGACACTGTCAACCACCTCCTGAGAAGCAGACATGAGTCACAGAGGGGCTCACCTTCCTGCTAAAAATTCGGTCTCTCTCTGACACGTTGGAAATGAGCTGCCGTTCTTTACGATCCCCCTCCGTGGAGCTGTGAGTTCTCTTCAGTGCTTGCTGGGTGCTTCTGCCATTCATTCTCTCTCCGTGCTGCATTTTACAGAGTCCAGTGGCAGTGCCTCTGTCCCATTTCTCCATGCAGTCGGGGGATCCCCGGCTGGAGACCTCCCTGACCTCGCTCCAGTTACCGTCGCCCTCCTTCAACTCGCTGCTCCGGCGGCAGCTGCTGTCAGACGGGCCCAGGTGTGGAGAGGCGCTGGGGGATGGAGAAGGATCTGTCTGGCTGTGCTCTCTGGTACAGTCAGACTCCTGTTCGCTCTCGTTTTCCTCATTGTCACTAGCCAGCCAGTCAATGGAGTTGTCCGAATCCGTAGCAGACATCCTCAGCTGCAGGCTCTAACTAGCACTGACCATCACTGACCTGGCAGAGAGAAAATCACTGTTAGTATATTGCAGCAATACAAAAAGGAATACAAGGCAGCAGTGA is a window from the Amphiprion ocellaris isolate individual 3 ecotype Okinawa chromosome 3, ASM2253959v1, whole genome shotgun sequence genome containing:
- the LOC111587909 gene encoding circadian-associated transcriptional repressor — protein: MSATDSDNSIDWLASDNEENESEQESDCTREHSQTDPSPSPSASPHLGPSDSSCRRSSELKEGDGNWSEVREVSSRGSPDCMEKWDRGTATGLCKMQHGERMNGRSTQQALKRTHSSTEGDRKERQLISNVSERDRIFSRKCMELQCYIHPLSSILNGLRSGRYRERLSSFQESVAMDRIQRIMGVLQNPYMGEKYINIILKMEEMLKSWFPNVKLQDQLTATQTEEAVPTKKLKLSPATTTAAATPVIVSEPPAGTKALRVTDLTPPGAYSANNLKWLHTSPICSPTAEQAQAGPRHLLSPRDRDLTQDSAVSSSTDSHTKTDSVPRGPPPGKINAPCLERLLKSTDSIITRKGTGGLMDSSWS